Proteins from one Chelonia mydas isolate rCheMyd1 chromosome 14, rCheMyd1.pri.v2, whole genome shotgun sequence genomic window:
- the LOC114020098 gene encoding LOW QUALITY PROTEIN: von Willebrand factor A domain-containing protein 5A (The sequence of the model RefSeq protein was modified relative to this genomic sequence to represent the inferred CDS: inserted 1 base in 1 codon; deleted 4 bases in 3 codons; substituted 3 bases at 3 genomic stop codons), giving the protein MGGRSSPPTPPCGSVAPQEAAAAAGAAACDLAKVSRRLPSSGRGIRHQSSVPGTTNPPPAPPLEPFPGPQPFPSLRSSAQRGDPRPRSCGLLTSSKESVPLHRSSASVLIRGFVADVGSQLLCRNEEPGPMEAVFQFPVDAEVAVDAFQARLRGAWIQAQLQEKRQAQELYGDALAGGQSSFLLQQEGAGGDVFSCSLGNLPPGEEAMLTLSYTCKLPLEHDGAARYVLPTVLHPRYTPHRWDGENITQEVLRVLQGELPYTLSLSAMLQSPHGIDHVLSNXPSSHLSYTAGNLTTAQVSLAQAPPWDRDLELLVYYTEPPKPRAVLEARLPGAEPGCLMGDPAVVMTLLPRVPEAVPAQSQPGEFVLLLDRSGSTACPTGQQRPLPDSAQETLVLLLKSLPLGCYFNIYGFGSEFESFYPXSVENTQQTKAESLQRLQLLQASLGGTEILEPLRAIYRSPCRDGHPRQLFVFTDGEVENTQDIIAEVQRHRGTHRCFSFGIGDGGXVIKGIARAVGGSAEFITGQDRMQPKVPQSLKRALQPAVTGISLSWDLPPGIQVEPLHWDPEVIFAGQRCLVXAQLRGQPQPLDIPMGGITLQYRIQDQTYKETLQFSLQPQDGERLPVHRLAAKSLLLELEVAVGAGSEGDGRRALEASLSSGVVCSLTAYVGVNMERGQLVQGRLVRRDVPLAERAPVESPLLRLVSLQNADISWNLDSRLASVLGVSETDARGRIPSEDVTPTIRAMVLAMVWLHSQAVGQRDESSCWRPRLWAGCGTEQPPAPTPEVAALTSPCMSHPVST; this is encoded by the exons ATGG GGGGTCGgagctccccacccaccccaccctgcgGCTCCGTCGCACCCCaagaagcagctgctgcagcaggagccgcCGCCTGTGACTTGGCCAAAGTTTCACGCCGACTCCCTTCCTCCGGGCGGGGAATTAGGCATCAGAGTTCAGTGCCGGGAACAACCAACCCGCCCCCCgcgcccccgctggagccctTCCCTGGCCCTCAACCCTTTCCCAGCCTACGGAGCTCAGCCCAGAGAGGCG ATCCCCGACCCCGGAGCTGCGGCCTCCTGACCAGCTCCAAGGAGTCGG TGCCCCTGCACCGCAGCTCGGCGTCGGTGTTGATCCGAGGCTTTGTGGCGGACGtgggctcccagctgctctgCAGGAACGAGGAGCCTGGGCCCATGGAGGCCGTGTTCCAATTCCCCGTGGACGCCGAGGTGGCTGTCGACGCCTTCCAGGCCCGGCTGCGGGGGGCCTGGATCCAGGCCCAGCTCCAGGAGAAGAGacag GCACAGGAGCTGTACGGGGACGCTCTGGCCGGGGGGCAGAGCTCgttcctgctgcagcaggagggggctgggggcgaCGTGTTCAGCTGCTCCCTGGGGAATTTGCCCCCCGGGGAGGAGGCGATGCTGACCCTGAGCTACACCTGCAAGCTGCCGCTGGAGCATGACGGGGCCGCCCGC TACGTGCTGCCGACCGTGCTACACCCTCGCTACACACCCCACA ggtgggatggggagaacaTCACCCAGGAGGTCCTACGGGTCCTCCAGGGGGAGCTGCCCTACACCCTGAGCCTAAGCGCCATGCTGCAGTCGCCCCACGGCATCGACCACGTGCTCTCCAACTGACCCTCATCCCACCTGAGCTATACAGCCGGGAACCTAACCACTGCCCAG GTGTCGCTGGCCCAGGCC CCCCCGTGGGACCGGGACTTGGAGCTGCTGGTGTATTACACGGAGCCACCCAAACCCAGAGCGGTGCTGGAGGCCCGGCTGCCTGGAGCCGAGCCAG GCTGCCTGATGGGCGACCCGGCCGTGGTGATGaccctgctgcccagagtg cCTGAGGCGGTGCCGGCCCAGAGCCAGCCTGGAGAGTTCGTCCTCCTGCTGGACCGCTCCGGCAGTACGGCCTGCCCCACTGGACAGCAGAGACCTCTCCCTGACAGCG cccagGAGACCCTGGTCCTACTGTTGAAGAGTTTGCCCCTGGGCTGTTATTTCAACATCTATGGCTTTGGGTCTGAGTTCGAGTCCTTCTACCCCTGA AGCGTGGAGAATACCCAGCAGACCAAGGCCGAGTCCCTGCAGCGcctccagctgctccaggctagCCTCGGGGGCACCGAGATCTTGGAGCCGCTACGAGCCATTTACCGCAGCCCCTGCCGGGACGGGCACCCACGCCAG CTGTTCGTGTTTACGGACGGGGAGGTAGAGAACACCCAGGACATCATCGCAGAGGTGCAGCGTCACCGGGGGACCCACAG GTGCTTCTCATTCGGCATCGGGGACGGGG ATGTGATCAAAGGCATCGcccgggcagtggggggcagcgcCGAATTCATCACCGGCCAGGACCGCATGCAGCCCAAG GTGCCGCAGTCTCTGAAGCGGGCCCTGCAGCCGGCGGTGACCGGGATCTCACTGAGCTGGGATCTGCCCCCTGGGATCCAGGTGGAGCCGCTGCACTGGGACCCCGAGGTGATCTTTGCTGGGCAGCGGTGCCTCGTCTAGGCCCAGCTCCGCGGGCAGCCCCAG CCACTAGACATTCCCATGGGGGGCATCACCCTGCAGTACCGCATCCAGGACCAGACCTACAAGGAGACGCTGCAGTTCTCCCTGCAGCCACAGGATGGAGAGAG GCTGCCCGTTCACCGGCTGGCAGCCAAgtcgctgctgctggagctggaggtggcCGTGGGCGCGGGGTCGGAGGGGGACGGGCGCCGGGCACTGGAGGCCAGCCTGAGCTCGGGGGTCGTCTGCTCCCTCACGGCCTACGTGGGGGTGAACATGGAGCGGGGGCAGCTGGTGCAGGGGCGGCTGGTGAGACGGGATGTCCCGCTGGCAG AGCGGGCACCGGTGGAGTCTCCCTTGCTGAGGCTGGTGTCTCTGCAAAATGCCGACATCTCGTGGAACCTGGACTCCCGGCTGGCTTCTGTGCTGGGGGTGAGCGAGACTGACGCCAGGGGGAGGATACCCAGTGAG GACGTGACCCCCACTATCCGGGCCATGGTGCTGGCTATGGTCTGGCTGCACAGCCAGGCCGTGGGGCAGCGCGACGAGTCGAGCTGCTGGAGGCCAAGGCTGTGGGCTGGGTGCGGGACTGAGCAG cccccggcccccaccccagaggtggctgcactgacCTCGCCCTGCATGAGCCATCCAGTGTCAACCTAG